The Pseudomonas azotoformans genome has a segment encoding these proteins:
- the ptrR gene encoding putrescine utilization regulator PtrR yields MDLVQLEIFKAVAEQGSISAAAQLIHRVPSNLTTRIKQLEQDLGVELFIREKSRLRLSPAGWNFLGYARRILDLVQEARATVAGEEPQGAFALGSLESTAAVRIPALLAAYNQKHTKVELDLSTGPSGTMIEGVLSGRLTAAFVDGPLLHATLEGLAVFEEEMVVIAPLHHAPITRGQDVNGESIYTFRSNCSYRHHLERWFAQDGAVPGKIFEIESYHGMLACVSAGAGLALMPRSMLDSMPGSTAVSVWPLTDNFRILHTWLIWRRGTVSQSLNSFVKLLEEQGAIRAA; encoded by the coding sequence GTGGATCTGGTGCAGCTGGAAATCTTCAAGGCCGTTGCCGAGCAAGGCAGTATCAGCGCCGCCGCGCAGTTGATTCATCGGGTGCCATCGAACCTGACCACGCGCATCAAGCAACTGGAGCAGGACTTGGGTGTGGAATTGTTCATCCGCGAGAAAAGCCGCCTGCGCCTGTCACCGGCTGGATGGAATTTCCTGGGTTATGCGCGGCGCATCCTCGACCTCGTACAGGAAGCCCGCGCAACCGTGGCGGGGGAGGAGCCCCAAGGCGCGTTTGCCCTGGGTTCGCTGGAAAGCACGGCGGCGGTGCGCATCCCGGCGTTGCTGGCGGCGTACAACCAGAAACACACCAAGGTCGAGCTGGACCTGAGTACCGGGCCTTCGGGCACCATGATCGAAGGCGTGTTGTCCGGGCGGTTGACAGCGGCGTTCGTCGACGGCCCGCTGCTGCACGCAACCCTGGAAGGCTTGGCGGTGTTTGAGGAAGAGATGGTGGTGATTGCGCCGCTGCACCATGCGCCGATCACCCGTGGGCAGGACGTGAACGGGGAGAGCATCTACACCTTTCGCTCCAACTGTTCATACCGGCATCACCTGGAACGCTGGTTTGCACAGGACGGCGCGGTGCCGGGCAAGATCTTCGAGATCGAGTCCTACCACGGCATGCTCGCCTGCGTCAGCGCCGGCGCGGGCCTGGCGCTGATGCCACGCAGCATGCTCGACAGCATGCCGGGGTCGACGGCGGTGAGCGTGTGGCCGTTGACGGACAACTTCCGGATCCTGCACACCTGGCTGATCTGGCGGCGGGGGACGGTGTCGCAGAGTTTGAACAGTTTTGTGAAGTTGTTGGAGGAGCAGGGGGCGATTCGTGCGGCTTAG
- a CDS encoding aldehyde dehydrogenase family protein, translated as MNATTHALSINPANGEMVGSYPYETAQQLDAALDRSTLAFRAWRRQPVSQRAELLLSLASALREQAEDMAQMITLEMGKPIAQARAEIEKCAQLSEWYAAHGPAMLAPEPTLVDNGSAQIEYRPLGPIFAVMPWNFPVWQVLRGAVPTMLAGNTYVLKHAPNVMGSAYLIQLAFQKAGFADGLFEVVNVTNEGVSKAIADPRIAAVTLTGSVRAGVAIGSQAGAALKKCVLELGGSDPFIVLNDADLDAAVQAALIGRFQNSGQVCAAAKRLIIEEGVAQAFTAKFLEASRAMVMGDPTSATTYIGPMARFDLRDELHGQVQATLEEGATLLLGGNKVPGAGNYYEPTVLAGVTDQMTSFKQELFGPVASIITARDADHAVALANDSEFGLTASIFTTDPAKARDIANQLETGGIFVNAFSVSDPRVAFGGVKKSGFGRELSHFGVREFCNAQTVWLDRK; from the coding sequence ATGAACGCGACTACCCACGCCCTCTCGATCAACCCGGCCAACGGCGAAATGGTCGGCAGCTACCCGTATGAAACCGCGCAGCAACTGGACGCCGCCCTCGACCGCTCCACCCTCGCCTTCCGCGCCTGGCGCCGCCAGCCCGTCAGCCAGCGCGCCGAACTGCTGTTGAGTTTGGCTTCTGCCCTGCGCGAACAAGCCGAAGACATGGCGCAGATGATCACCCTGGAAATGGGCAAACCCATCGCCCAGGCCCGTGCCGAAATCGAAAAATGCGCGCAACTCAGCGAATGGTACGCCGCCCATGGCCCGGCCATGCTCGCCCCGGAACCGACCCTGGTGGACAACGGCAGCGCGCAGATCGAATACCGCCCGCTGGGCCCGATCTTCGCCGTGATGCCGTGGAACTTCCCGGTGTGGCAAGTGCTGCGCGGCGCCGTGCCGACGATGTTGGCCGGCAACACCTATGTGCTCAAACATGCGCCGAATGTGATGGGCAGCGCCTATCTGATCCAACTGGCATTCCAGAAGGCCGGTTTCGCCGATGGCCTGTTTGAGGTGGTCAACGTGACCAACGAGGGCGTGTCCAAGGCTATTGCCGACCCGCGCATCGCCGCCGTCACCCTCACCGGCAGTGTGCGTGCCGGCGTCGCCATCGGCTCTCAGGCCGGTGCCGCGCTGAAAAAATGCGTGCTGGAGCTGGGCGGTTCCGACCCCTTTATCGTGCTCAACGACGCCGACCTCGACGCCGCCGTGCAAGCCGCGCTGATCGGTCGTTTCCAAAACAGCGGCCAAGTCTGCGCCGCCGCCAAACGCCTGATCATCGAGGAAGGTGTAGCGCAAGCCTTCACCGCCAAATTCCTGGAGGCCAGCCGTGCCATGGTCATGGGCGACCCAACGTCAGCCACCACCTACATCGGCCCGATGGCGCGCTTTGACCTGCGCGACGAGTTGCACGGCCAGGTCCAGGCGACCCTGGAAGAAGGCGCGACACTGTTGCTGGGCGGCAATAAAGTGCCCGGCGCCGGTAACTACTACGAGCCGACCGTGCTGGCAGGCGTCACCGACCAGATGACCTCGTTCAAACAGGAACTCTTCGGCCCGGTCGCTTCGATCATCACCGCACGCGACGCCGACCACGCCGTGGCCCTGGCGAATGACAGCGAGTTCGGCCTCACCGCGAGCATCTTCACCACCGACCCGGCCAAGGCGCGCGATATCGCCAACCAGCTGGAAACCGGCGGTATCTTCGTCAACGCCTTCAGCGTTTCCGACCCTCGGGTGGCGTTTGGTGGGGTGAAAAAGAGTGGTTTCGGCCGCGAGCTGTCGCACTTTGGCGTGCGGGAGTTCTGCAACGCGCAGACGGTGTGGCTGGACCGCAAGTAA
- a CDS encoding LysR family transcriptional regulator: protein MFSSERLKGIDVFVCVADYGSFTAAAEKMSLTASAISKSIARLETRLGARLFLRTTRRLSLTEAGVAFYRTCTGVLADLEEAELSLRAEQSEPRGRVRIDLPNVFGRVRVLPVLLPLLQAFPSLVPHISFSDGLVDPFKEGVDLVVRVGEAQGWPETIEQRVLAHEWHTLCASPDYLANHGTPTCERELERHQCLAYGWVDGRVSPWNFAGEQGTSRHWQMAPHLVIGNGDGLMQAALAGCGIVQLPSWVVRPSLEEGKLVEVLPQLATEGAAIRLAWVRNRQALPKVSVVLEALVAGLGGR, encoded by the coding sequence ATGTTTTCTTCCGAACGCTTGAAAGGGATTGATGTGTTTGTGTGTGTTGCGGACTACGGCAGCTTTACCGCCGCTGCCGAGAAAATGAGCCTGACTGCCTCGGCCATCAGCAAAAGCATCGCGCGGCTTGAAACGCGCCTGGGCGCTCGACTGTTTCTGCGCACAACGCGGCGCTTGTCCCTCACCGAGGCCGGCGTGGCGTTTTACCGTACCTGTACGGGGGTGCTGGCTGACCTGGAGGAGGCCGAGCTGTCGCTGCGCGCCGAGCAAAGCGAGCCGCGTGGACGTGTGCGCATTGATCTGCCCAATGTGTTTGGGCGCGTGCGGGTGTTGCCGGTGCTGCTGCCTTTGCTGCAGGCTTTTCCGTCCTTGGTGCCGCACATTTCCTTCAGCGACGGGTTAGTGGACCCCTTCAAGGAGGGTGTGGATCTGGTGGTGCGTGTCGGTGAAGCGCAGGGCTGGCCAGAAACGATCGAACAGCGTGTGCTCGCGCACGAATGGCATACGTTGTGTGCCTCGCCGGATTACTTGGCGAACCATGGCACCCCGACGTGCGAGCGTGAGCTTGAACGGCATCAGTGTCTCGCCTACGGCTGGGTGGACGGTCGCGTCAGCCCCTGGAACTTCGCCGGTGAACAGGGCACTTCACGTCATTGGCAGATGGCGCCGCACCTGGTGATCGGCAATGGCGACGGCTTGATGCAGGCTGCGTTGGCCGGTTGTGGGATCGTGCAACTGCCGTCGTGGGTGGTCCGGCCATCGCTGGAGGAAGGCAAGCTGGTTGAGGTGCTGCCGCAGCTGGCCACCGAGGGGGCTGCGATCAGGCTGGCCTGGGTCAGGAATCGCCAGGCGCTGCCCAAGGTCAGTGTGGTGCTGGAAGCCTTGGTGGCGGGGCTGGGAGGGCGATAG
- a CDS encoding MFS transporter: MLTTLKNYPLTVNLLLSASLVLTLARAITLPYLVIYLSSQFQLGVADIGLVIGSSLILGSLLSLYGGFLVDSQPGYRLILGCCAVFTCGFLAAFAARDLWVFYACLVAINLAYAVIDIAVKSGFGRLLPVDARSEAFSIKYTLTNIGYAVGPFLGAGLAALAISLPFLASAILGAGFFIVYAVWGDKHAMPVDTSQPGAPFLAVGKVLLSDYRLVCFTLGGALSAVVFGQFTAYLSQYLIVTTTPEMAYRIISSVVATNALMVISLQYVIGKRITHQHLNLWLAGGLAMFIVGLAGFGLSTSLMFWVVSMAVFTLGEIIVFPAEYMFIDIIAPDHLRGMYYAAQNLGNVGAALGPVLCGMVLATHPAHTMFYMLALFVIAGGLLYSLGASLAGRVNAPT; this comes from the coding sequence ATGCTGACCACGCTGAAAAACTACCCCTTGACCGTCAACCTGCTTCTGAGTGCGTCACTGGTGTTGACCCTCGCCAGGGCCATCACCTTGCCCTATCTGGTGATCTACCTGTCGAGCCAGTTCCAATTGGGCGTCGCCGACATCGGCCTGGTGATCGGCAGTTCGCTGATCCTCGGCTCATTGTTGAGCCTGTACGGCGGTTTCCTGGTGGACAGCCAGCCAGGTTACCGCTTGATCCTGGGCTGCTGCGCGGTGTTCACCTGCGGTTTTCTGGCAGCGTTTGCCGCACGGGACCTGTGGGTGTTCTACGCCTGCCTGGTCGCGATCAACCTGGCGTACGCCGTCATTGATATCGCGGTCAAATCAGGATTTGGCCGGCTACTGCCCGTCGATGCGCGCAGTGAAGCATTTTCGATCAAATACACCCTGACCAACATCGGCTACGCCGTCGGCCCTTTTCTCGGTGCGGGACTGGCCGCGCTCGCCATCAGTCTGCCCTTCCTGGCGTCGGCGATACTGGGCGCCGGTTTTTTTATCGTTTACGCCGTGTGGGGTGACAAGCACGCAATGCCCGTGGACACAAGCCAGCCCGGCGCGCCGTTCCTGGCGGTCGGCAAAGTGCTGCTCAGTGATTACCGGCTGGTGTGTTTTACCCTGGGCGGTGCACTCAGTGCCGTGGTGTTCGGCCAGTTCACCGCTTACCTCTCGCAATATCTGATCGTCACCACGACACCCGAAATGGCCTACCGGATAATCAGCAGCGTGGTGGCCACCAACGCGCTGATGGTGATCAGCCTGCAATACGTGATCGGCAAGCGAATCACCCATCAGCACTTGAATCTGTGGCTCGCAGGTGGATTGGCCATGTTCATCGTCGGCCTGGCGGGGTTCGGCTTGTCCACCTCGCTGATGTTCTGGGTGGTATCCATGGCAGTCTTCACGCTCGGAGAGATCATCGTGTTCCCTGCCGAGTACATGTTCATCGACATCATCGCCCCCGATCATCTGCGGGGCATGTACTACGCTGCGCAAAACCTGGGCAACGTTGGCGCGGCCCTGGGCCCGGTGCTGTGCGGGATGGTCTTGGCGACACACCCCGCCCACACCATGTTCTACATGCTCGCGCTGTTCGTTATCGCCGGCGGCTTGCTCTACAGTCTCGGTGCGTCGCTGGCAGGCAGGGTGAACGCTCCCACCTGA
- a CDS encoding protealysin inhibitor emfourin, with translation MQISIKENGGPGYFPGLAKPQTVELDALPEQDQQELRRLVEACDFFQLPQSHAPAPGNPGQVHYTLTVKEDEREHTVCVLAPVKSQALDGLVQCVRRHVRC, from the coding sequence ATGCAAATTTCGATCAAGGAAAACGGCGGCCCCGGTTATTTTCCGGGCTTGGCCAAGCCACAGACGGTGGAGTTGGACGCGCTGCCGGAGCAAGACCAGCAGGAACTGCGGCGGCTTGTCGAGGCGTGCGATTTCTTTCAATTGCCGCAAAGCCATGCACCTGCGCCCGGTAATCCGGGCCAGGTGCATTACACCCTGACGGTGAAGGAAGACGAGCGCGAGCACACGGTTTGCGTGCTCGCGCCGGTCAAATCGCAGGCGCTGGACGGGTTGGTGCAGTGCGTACGTCGGCATGTCCGTTGCTGA
- a CDS encoding M4 family metallopeptidase, protein MCVRQPHRHPIFCLIPPYMLDQIARNGDKAQREVALRTRAKDTTFRSLRMVAEPAKGPAHMALAMGADKRRSIYSAEGTDSLPGTLVRGEGQPASGDAAVDEAYEGLGATFDFFDQVFDRNSIDDAGMALDATVHFGQNYNNAFWNSTQMVFGDGDAQLFNRFTVALDVIGHELAHGVTEDEAKLMYFNQSGALNESLSDVFGSLIKQYALKQSAQDADWLIGKGLFTKKIKGTALRSMKAPGTAFDDKLLGKDPQPGHMDDFVHTYEDNGGVHINSGIPNHAFYQVATKLGGFAWERAGRIWYDALRDARLRPNSGFLRFARITYDVAGRLYGANKDEQKAVKDGWKAVGISV, encoded by the coding sequence ATGTGTGTTCGTCAGCCGCATCGCCATCCGATTTTCTGCCTGATCCCGCCCTATATGCTCGACCAGATCGCGCGCAACGGCGACAAAGCGCAACGTGAGGTCGCCTTGCGCACCCGCGCCAAAGACACAACCTTCCGCTCGTTGCGCATGGTCGCCGAACCTGCCAAAGGACCGGCGCACATGGCCCTGGCCATGGGCGCCGATAAGCGCCGCTCGATCTACAGCGCCGAGGGCACCGACAGCCTGCCGGGCACGCTGGTGCGTGGTGAGGGGCAGCCCGCAAGCGGTGATGCCGCGGTGGACGAAGCCTACGAGGGCTTGGGCGCCACCTTCGATTTTTTCGACCAGGTCTTTGATCGCAACTCCATCGACGACGCCGGTATGGCGCTGGACGCCACGGTGCATTTTGGCCAGAACTACAATAATGCCTTCTGGAACTCGACCCAGATGGTGTTTGGCGATGGGGATGCGCAGTTGTTCAACCGCTTCACGGTGGCGCTTGACGTAATTGGCCATGAGTTGGCCCATGGCGTCACCGAGGACGAGGCCAAGCTGATGTATTTCAATCAGTCCGGAGCGCTGAACGAGTCGCTGTCGGATGTGTTCGGCTCGCTCATCAAGCAATATGCCTTGAAGCAAAGCGCGCAAGACGCTGATTGGCTGATCGGCAAAGGACTGTTCACCAAAAAGATCAAAGGCACCGCCCTGCGCTCGATGAAAGCCCCCGGCACGGCGTTTGACGACAAACTGCTGGGCAAGGACCCTCAGCCGGGGCACATGGATGATTTTGTGCACACCTACGAGGACAATGGCGGGGTGCATATCAATTCCGGTATCCCCAACCATGCGTTCTATCAGGTGGCGACCAAGCTCGGCGGGTTCGCCTGGGAACGGGCCGGGCGTATCTGGTATGACGCGCTGCGGGATGCGCGGCTGCGGCCCAACTCGGGGTTCCTGCGCTTTGCGCGCATCACTTACGATGTTGCAGGCCGCCTCTACGGCGCGAACAAGGATGAGCAGAAGGCGGTCAAGGACGGTTGGAAGGCGGTCGGCATTTCTGTCTGA
- a CDS encoding DNA/RNA non-specific endonuclease — translation MPARKTKIDLAYRPRLADLRPLIAPSPTLLEARAATPRVTPAKDLKGRRGYAEDFLGSFGVPWPTVEEALAEDAQKRLDYTHFSITMSRAKRLALYVGVNIDGGQHVDIIRSNDAWAYDGRLPIDAQVGEALYASNGLDRGHLVRRQDPNWGDEAQAANLDTFHFTNCSPQMSGFNQKTWLELEDYILDNTQRWKARATVFTGPVFADDDRMYRGVQIPKAFWKVVAYLSDNGKPSASAYMIDQSRELGQLDLVFGQLRTYQRSVIQIERLTGLRFGNLADYDGFSNEERATGTRIEALIRGPEDIRL, via the coding sequence ATGCCAGCACGTAAAACCAAAATCGACCTTGCATACCGCCCCAGGCTCGCTGACCTGCGCCCGTTGATCGCACCGAGCCCCACGTTGTTGGAGGCACGGGCGGCGACGCCACGCGTCACCCCCGCCAAAGACTTGAAGGGCCGGCGCGGCTACGCCGAGGACTTTCTCGGCAGCTTCGGGGTGCCCTGGCCCACGGTGGAAGAGGCCTTGGCGGAGGATGCACAGAAGCGCCTGGACTACACGCACTTCTCGATCACGATGTCACGCGCCAAGCGGCTTGCGCTGTATGTGGGCGTCAACATCGATGGTGGTCAGCACGTCGACATCATTCGCAGCAACGACGCCTGGGCCTATGACGGCCGCTTACCCATCGATGCGCAGGTGGGCGAAGCGCTGTATGCCAGCAATGGCCTGGATCGCGGCCACCTGGTCCGCCGGCAAGACCCCAACTGGGGCGACGAGGCGCAAGCCGCCAACCTCGACACCTTCCATTTCACCAACTGCTCGCCGCAGATGAGCGGGTTCAACCAGAAGACCTGGCTGGAGCTCGAAGACTACATCCTCGATAACACCCAACGCTGGAAAGCCCGCGCCACGGTGTTTACCGGCCCGGTGTTCGCCGACGACGACCGAATGTACCGAGGCGTACAGATCCCCAAGGCGTTCTGGAAAGTGGTCGCTTACCTCAGCGACAACGGCAAGCCTAGCGCGAGTGCCTACATGATTGACCAGAGCCGCGAGCTGGGCCAACTCGACCTGGTGTTCGGCCAGCTCAGGACCTACCAGCGCAGCGTGATCCAGATAGAGCGCCTGACCGGCCTGCGCTTCGGCAACCTGGCCGACTACGACGGCTTCAGCAACGAAGAGCGCGCCACCGGCACGCGGATTGAAGCGCTGATACGAGGGCCTGAAGACATTCGCCTATGA
- a CDS encoding ABC transporter substrate-binding protein, with protein MLPRVTALLTGLGFCALAQAAPTHYPLTVENCGSTLTFQQAPARSVTIGQAATEMLYALGVGDKVVGTSLWFNSVLPQYKAQNDGIERLANNEPSFEAVIAKRPQLVAAELEWVVGPQGVVGTREQFHELKIPTYLLPSDCEGKDNLVGADGTRLEPFRIETIYKSISQLAEIFDVQARGQQLNDELKARLAKSVATVQSKGLKQASALVWFSSSEMTSDPYVAGHKGIPQFMLETLGLHNVVQSDEEWPAVGWETLAKANPTVLVIARMDRRRYPADDHEKKLAFLRSDPVTRNMDAVKNNRIIILDALALQASIRTFDGLEQLATAIDGYDLSK; from the coding sequence ATGCTGCCACGCGTTACCGCCCTGCTTACCGGCCTGGGTTTCTGTGCCCTGGCCCAAGCCGCGCCCACCCACTACCCGCTGACCGTGGAAAACTGCGGCAGCACCCTAACCTTTCAGCAAGCCCCGGCCCGCAGCGTGACCATCGGCCAGGCCGCCACCGAAATGCTCTACGCCCTGGGCGTGGGCGACAAAGTAGTCGGCACTTCGCTGTGGTTCAACAGCGTATTGCCGCAGTACAAGGCGCAGAACGATGGCATTGAGCGCCTGGCCAACAACGAGCCGAGCTTCGAAGCGGTGATCGCCAAGCGCCCGCAGCTGGTGGCCGCCGAGCTGGAATGGGTGGTCGGGCCGCAAGGCGTGGTCGGCACCCGCGAGCAATTCCATGAACTGAAAATTCCCACCTACCTGCTGCCCTCCGACTGCGAAGGCAAGGACAACCTGGTGGGCGCCGACGGCACGCGGCTGGAGCCGTTCCGCATCGAGACGATCTATAAAAGCATCAGCCAACTCGCCGAGATCTTCGACGTGCAGGCGCGTGGCCAACAGTTGAACGACGAACTCAAGGCGCGCCTGGCCAAATCCGTTGCCACCGTGCAAAGCAAGGGCCTCAAGCAAGCCAGCGCGTTGGTGTGGTTCTCCAGTTCCGAGATGACCAGCGACCCCTATGTGGCCGGCCACAAGGGCATTCCGCAATTCATGCTGGAAACCCTCGGTTTGCATAACGTCGTGCAGTCGGACGAAGAGTGGCCCGCCGTCGGCTGGGAAACCCTCGCCAAGGCCAACCCGACCGTGCTGGTGATCGCGCGCATGGACCGCCGCCGCTACCCCGCCGATGACCATGAAAAGAAACTCGCCTTCCTGCGCAGCGACCCGGTGACCCGCAACATGGACGCGGTGAAAAACAACCGCATCATCATCCTCGACGCGCTGGCGCTGCAAGCCAGCATCCGTACGTTCGACGGGCTTGAACAACTGGCCACGGCCATCGACGGCTACGACCTGTCCAAATGA
- a CDS encoding FecCD family ABC transporter permease, producing MIRTLLALALLLAAVLAGVAIGETAISPQVVLQVLANKLWAAGYVLDPIDEGVVWNYRLTRTLVAAACGAGLATCGVILQSLLRNPLADPYLLGISAGASTGAVLVALMGVGGGLISLSAGAFVGAMAAFALVILLARASGSASGTGQIILAGIAGSQLFNALTAFLITKSASSEQARGIMFWLLGNLSGVRWPSVWLAVPVAVAGLAVCLWHRRALDAFTFGSDSAASLGIPVRRVQFVLVGCAALVTAVMVSIVGSIGFVGLVIPHAVRLLLGTGHSRLLPASALGGALFLIAADVLSRTLIKGQVIPVGVVTALVGAPVFALILIGRRNAR from the coding sequence ATGATCCGAACCCTACTCGCCCTGGCCCTGCTGCTGGCTGCTGTATTGGCTGGCGTCGCCATCGGCGAAACCGCCATCTCGCCGCAGGTGGTACTTCAAGTCCTCGCCAACAAACTGTGGGCGGCCGGCTACGTGCTCGACCCCATCGACGAAGGCGTGGTGTGGAACTACCGCCTCACCCGTACCCTGGTCGCCGCCGCGTGTGGTGCTGGGCTGGCGACCTGCGGCGTGATATTGCAATCGCTGTTGCGCAACCCGCTGGCCGATCCGTACCTGTTGGGCATCAGCGCCGGCGCCTCGACCGGCGCGGTGCTGGTGGCGTTGATGGGCGTGGGCGGCGGTTTGATCTCGTTGTCGGCGGGCGCGTTTGTCGGCGCCATGGCCGCGTTTGCGCTGGTGATCCTGCTCGCGCGCGCCAGCGGTTCGGCCAGTGGCACCGGCCAGATCATCCTGGCGGGCATTGCCGGGTCGCAGCTGTTCAATGCGCTCACCGCGTTCCTGATCACCAAATCCGCCAGTTCCGAGCAGGCACGCGGCATCATGTTCTGGTTGCTCGGTAACCTCAGTGGCGTGCGCTGGCCTTCGGTGTGGCTGGCGGTGCCGGTGGCGGTCGCAGGCTTGGCGGTGTGCCTGTGGCACCGTCGCGCCCTGGATGCGTTTACCTTCGGCAGCGACTCGGCGGCGTCCCTCGGTATTCCGGTGCGCCGGGTGCAGTTCGTGCTGGTGGGCTGCGCGGCGTTGGTGACGGCGGTGATGGTGTCGATTGTCGGCTCCATCGGGTTTGTGGGGCTGGTGATTCCCCACGCCGTGCGCCTGTTGCTTGGCACCGGGCATTCGCGCTTGCTGCCGGCCAGTGCGTTGGGTGGCGCGTTGTTCTTGATTGCGGCGGATGTGTTGTCGCGCACCTTGATCAAGGGCCAGGTGATTCCGGTCGGCGTGGTCACGGCGCTGGTCGGTGCGCCGGTGTTTGCGCTGATCCTCATTGGTCGGAGGAATGCGCGATGA
- a CDS encoding ABC transporter ATP-binding protein, whose product MTVLSCTGLGFKVREAQLLSDIHLDVQPGETLGIVGPNGSGKSTLLKLLAGLRTPASGEVLLGGQRLGKLSRRAIAQQLAVVEQQADTDDAIRVFDAVALGRTPWLSALSPWSPEDDAIVNQALHDVDATHLSHRAWRSLSGGERQRVHIARALAQRPQILLLDEPTNHLDIQHQLGILKGVQGLPVTTLIALHDLNQALTCDRLAVLDHGQLVALGKPLDVLTPQRLQETFGVQAHYLTDPFDGAQILRLRPN is encoded by the coding sequence ATGACCGTGCTGAGCTGCACAGGATTGGGTTTCAAAGTGCGCGAGGCGCAGTTGCTGAGCGACATTCATCTGGACGTTCAGCCGGGCGAAACCCTCGGTATCGTCGGGCCGAACGGCTCCGGCAAATCCACCTTGCTCAAGTTGCTCGCCGGGCTGCGCACGCCAGCGTCCGGCGAAGTGCTGCTGGGCGGCCAGCGCCTGGGCAAGCTGTCGCGCCGCGCCATCGCGCAACAACTGGCGGTGGTGGAACAGCAGGCCGACACCGACGACGCCATCCGCGTGTTCGACGCCGTGGCGCTGGGCCGCACACCGTGGTTGTCGGCGCTGAGCCCGTGGTCACCGGAGGACGACGCCATCGTCAACCAGGCCCTGCACGACGTCGACGCCACCCACCTGAGCCACCGCGCCTGGCGCAGCCTCTCGGGCGGTGAGCGCCAGCGCGTGCACATCGCCCGTGCGTTGGCGCAACGGCCGCAGATCCTGTTGCTGGATGAGCCGACCAATCACCTGGATATCCAGCATCAGCTGGGCATTTTGAAGGGGGTGCAAGGGTTGCCCGTCACCACCTTGATTGCCCTGCATGATCTGAACCAGGCGCTGACCTGCGATCGGCTGGCGGTGCTGGATCACGGGCAGTTGGTGGCACTGGGTAAACCACTGGACGTGCTGACGCCGCAGCGTTTGCAAGAGACGTTCGGCGTACAGGCACACTACCTGACAGACCCGTTCGATGGCGCACAGATACTGCGTTTACGCCCGAACTAA
- a CDS encoding EAL domain-containing response regulator, which yields MTFALRVLVLEDHAFQRSVAVKMLEHLGCATVFEAADGAQALALLDREGPVDIALCDLQMEGMDGVEFIQRVGASGQVGSIIISSSLSPDLRRAVRQIVSLLGLEFLGDVEKPLQAGALEALLKKQLHARPIAACPPDDAPACATEAQMRRALAEEQLQAYYQPKFNLRSGAVCGVEVLARWEHPTRGIVSPAVFLPALERHGLLDEGLYLQMHQALAVHEHARCQGSLLNMAFNLSASQLANRELAGNIKQILQSHSVAGSHVTFEITESGLLETPNVSLESLVRLRMMGCRLSIDDFGAGFSSMQRLCQLPFNEIKLDAEFVRNLKHEPRCLAVIGSTLALGEALDMSVVIEGIETAEQHRALLALGCTLGQGYWHARPMSGSDLLGWLHHSAAAVGSRS from the coding sequence ATGACCTTTGCGCTACGTGTCCTGGTATTGGAAGACCATGCTTTCCAGCGCTCCGTTGCCGTCAAAATGCTTGAACACTTGGGCTGCGCCACGGTGTTCGAAGCTGCGGACGGTGCCCAGGCCCTGGCCCTGCTGGACCGCGAAGGCCCGGTGGACATCGCGCTCTGTGACTTGCAGATGGAAGGCATGGACGGCGTTGAGTTCATCCAGCGCGTCGGCGCCAGCGGGCAGGTCGGGTCGATCATCATCAGCAGCTCGTTGTCGCCGGACTTGCGCCGTGCGGTGCGCCAGATCGTCTCGTTGCTGGGGCTGGAGTTCCTCGGGGATGTGGAAAAACCTTTGCAGGCGGGGGCGCTGGAAGCATTGCTAAAAAAGCAGTTGCATGCCCGGCCTATCGCAGCCTGCCCACCCGATGACGCACCCGCGTGTGCCACCGAAGCCCAGATGCGCCGAGCGCTGGCCGAGGAGCAATTGCAGGCGTATTACCAACCCAAGTTCAACCTGCGCAGCGGCGCCGTGTGCGGGGTAGAAGTGTTGGCACGCTGGGAGCATCCGACGCGAGGCATCGTGTCGCCCGCCGTGTTTTTGCCAGCGCTGGAACGCCACGGTTTGCTGGATGAGGGCTTGTACCTGCAGATGCACCAGGCCTTGGCTGTGCACGAACACGCCAGGTGCCAAGGCAGCCTGTTGAACATGGCGTTCAACCTGAGCGCCAGCCAGTTGGCCAATCGCGAGCTGGCCGGCAACATCAAGCAGATCCTGCAGAGTCACAGTGTGGCGGGCAGCCATGTCACCTTTGAAATCACCGAAAGCGGCCTGCTCGAAACCCCGAATGTCAGCCTGGAAAGCCTGGTGCGCCTGCGGATGATGGGGTGTCGCTTGTCGATCGATGACTTCGGCGCCGGGTTTTCCTCGATGCAGCGCCTGTGTCAGTTGCCCTTCAATGAAATCAAGCTGGATGCGGAGTTTGTACGCAACCTCAAGCATGAGCCGCGCTGCCTGGCGGTGATCGGCAGCACGTTGGCCTTGGGTGAGGCGCTGGACATGTCGGTGGTGATCGAAGGCATCGAAACGGCTGAGCAACACCGCGCATTGCTGGCGCTGGGCTGCACCCTCGGCCAAGGCTATTGGCATGCACGGCCCATGAGCGGCAGCGATCTGCTGGGCTGGTTGCATCACTCGGCTGCGGCCGTCGGGAGCCGGTCATGA